CACAGACTCGCGCAGCTTCTGGTCAAAGCTGCGGACGGTACCGCCGATGCTCACCGAACCCGGAATCACATTGTAGGCCGTGCCGCCGACGAACTGTGTCACGGACAGGACCAGATTATCCAGCGGATCGGTATTGCGCGAGACGATATGCTGCAGGTTGGTTACCACCTGGGCGGCAATCGCGATGCTGTCGATCGTCTGATGCGGCAGGGCGGCGTGCCCCCCTTTGCCGGTTACGGTGATCGCGAAGCTGTCCGGCGCTGCCATCATCGGCCCCGGGCAAATCCCCACTTTTCCGTAGTCCGTCGTCGCCCACAGATGGGCCCCGATCACCAGATCCACGCCGTCCATCACGCCTGCCTGCACCATCTCCTCGGCGCCGCCCGGGTAGATTTCCTCCGCATGCTGAAAGAAAAAGCGAACCTCGCCTTTGATCTGGTCTTTCATACCGGACAGGATCTTCGCTGCCCCGAGCAGCATCGCCGTATGGCCGTCATGCCCGCAGGCGTGCATCACACCCGGCTTTTTCGAGGCGAATTCAAAATCATTCTCCTCGGTAATCGGCAGCGCATCCATATCGGCGCGCATCGCCAGGACGCGTCCCGGCGCGGAACCGATCAGCCTGGCCACGACGCTGGTTTTGGTCGGTCTCGACACTTCCAGGTTGCCAAAGGAGACCAGCGTATCATAGACGAATTGGGCGGTCTCTTCTTCTTCAAAAGAGAGCTCCGGATTCTCATGCAAGTAACGCCGCCATGCGATCACCTGCTCCTTGATCTGTTCTGCTTCCTGATTGAGTGCGGCTGTCGTCGTCATGCTCTTGCCCTCCTTGTCATTCGTTTACGCTTTTTGCGCCAGAGAAAGTACGGTATGATACAGGACATTTGCCCCGTTTGCACAGTCTTCTTTGGTGGTATATTCAGCCGGATTGTGGCTGATGCCCTTCTGTGAGCGGGCAAAAATCATGCCGACCGGGCAGAGGCTGGTCAATTGCATGCAATCATGTCCGGCTCCGCTCGGAAGGGTAAATGGTTCAAAACCGAGCAATTCGCAGGCGTTCCGGGCAGCCAGTTGGATTTCTTCGGAACAGACAACGGGCGGGATACGCTGCAAGAGCTCTATTTTGTAAGAGATGCCTCGTTTTTCGCAAATTTTCTCGGTCATGTGATGAATCTCGGCTTCGACCTGATCGAGGATGGCCTGATCGACATCGCGCAGATCGAGGGAGAACTCGACCCGTCCGGGGATGACGTTCACGCCGCCCGGGAATACCTGCATCTGACCCACCGTCCCGACAGCCGCATCGGTTTTGCCCGCCGCCGCTTCGATGGCCAGCATGATCTCGGCTGCCGCCGCCAGCGGATCGCGGCGGAGTGACATCGGCGTCGCTCCCGCATGACCGGCTTCGCCTTCGAGGATAAATTTGACCCAGAGGGGGCCTGCTACGCCGCTGACGACGCCCACGGAGAGACCGCGGGACTCCAGCACCTTGCCCTGTTCAATATGAAGCTCGACATAGGCCTTGACGCTGCCTTTGGGGCGTGCCGCCTCGTGGATGGCATCGGGGTCCAGACCGCTTTGCCGCATCGCCTCCGCGATCGAGATGCCCTCATCGTCGCGATGCTCCAGCTCGCTTCGCTCCAGGATGCCGGCGATGCCGCGGCTTCCGATCATGCCGTAGCGAAAACGCGTCCCCTCTTCGTCGGTAAAGGCGATTACTTCGATCGGGTGTTCGGTCACGACATTTTGTTCGGCCATCGCATGGAGCATCTCCACTCCTGCCAGCACTCCCAGCGGGCCGTCAAAATTGCCGCCGTTGTAAACAGAATCGATATGCGAGCCGACCAGGACGACCGGCGCCTCCGGATTCCGTCCCTCCCGTCTGCCGATCAGATTGCCTACCGCATCTTCACGAACAGCGAGACCCGCCTCTTCCATAAACGAGCGAACGAGGTCTTTCGCCGCCCTCTCCTCCGGGGTGAAGCTCAGCCTCGTGATGCCGCCCGACTCTTGCTTTCCGAGTTCCCCCAGACGCATTAACCGATCCCACAAACGCTCCGGATTGATCATACGCTCTCACCTCTTTTTCTGTTGTTGGTATGCTCTATTTGATTAACGGTTGATTTACGGTCGTGTCCAAATTGTATAATAGTCCGGGAATTTTGAAAAGATCGTTATCATCAGTATATAAGAAAAGCCCCTTCCTGAAAGGATGCGGTTATATACGAGGCCGTGGGGAGAAGAATACTGGATCTGAAGATGATTGTTACGGTACAAGTTCGTATATTGTATCTGGAAGCAAAGGTTACCAAACAAATACCACTGGCGAAGTAGACTTTCGCTGGTAATGATGAGGGAGGTAAAAATCGGGTATGAAAAAACTAGCTATTTCCCTTTCCGTAGTTGCTTTAGTAGGCTCAGCTCTGGCGTTCTCCTCTTTCGCAACTGATGAGCAGACCGACATATTTCGTTCACTTAAAGCTGAACTCATGGATATAAACGCCACCAAAGAAATGAGCTTAGCGCAGGTTGAAAATGAAGATATCACGAATAAAGAATTTCAGATCTACAAAGCGTACATGAATGCTAATCTAAAACTCAATAACATCCAAGGAAAATTGTCAGATAGTGAGTTGTTGAAGGATTTGGTAATAGATAAGCTGCTTGTTCAAGAGGCCGAAAATCAAGGTGTAGCTGTTAGTTTAAAGGATGCAGAAGTACATTCCCAAGAGATGAGAAAAATATTGGAGAATACAGACGATGAAAAAGCAAAAGATTTCCAAAAGAATGTCATCGAGGTAACTGGTTTAAGTGAGGAGGAGTATTGGAAAAAACATGCTCCAAACGCTTACAGAAATCAGCTCAGCATCGAAAATTTGATTGAAAAACTTGTTCAAGACGGAGTACTTCCGAATGCGACTGAAGATCCTGACTCCTTTGACAAGGCATATCGGAATTACAAAGAAGATCTGTACGAAAGCCACTCTAAAAACGTGAAGATTTTTACCGATGAAATCCAATTAAAAGACTAAATGTAAATAGTCCCG
This sequence is a window from Brevibacillus composti. Protein-coding genes within it:
- a CDS encoding M20 family metallopeptidase — encoded protein: MTTTAALNQEAEQIKEQVIAWRRYLHENPELSFEEEETAQFVYDTLVSFGNLEVSRPTKTSVVARLIGSAPGRVLAMRADMDALPITEENDFEFASKKPGVMHACGHDGHTAMLLGAAKILSGMKDQIKGEVRFFFQHAEEIYPGGAEEMVQAGVMDGVDLVIGAHLWATTDYGKVGICPGPMMAAPDSFAITVTGKGGHAALPHQTIDSIAIAAQVVTNLQHIVSRNTDPLDNLVLSVTQFVGGTAYNVIPGSVSIGGTVRSFDQKLRESVPALMERVVKGITEAHGASYEFSYNFGYRPVINDEEVTRLMESVVVESLGEEWVERIKPNMGGEDFSAFLQKAPGCFFYVGAGNKEKGIVHPHHHPRFTVDEDALEVGVKMFVGAARKVVMA
- a CDS encoding Zn-dependent hydrolase — translated: MINPERLWDRLMRLGELGKQESGGITRLSFTPEERAAKDLVRSFMEEAGLAVREDAVGNLIGRREGRNPEAPVVLVGSHIDSVYNGGNFDGPLGVLAGVEMLHAMAEQNVVTEHPIEVIAFTDEEGTRFRYGMIGSRGIAGILERSELEHRDDEGISIAEAMRQSGLDPDAIHEAARPKGSVKAYVELHIEQGKVLESRGLSVGVVSGVAGPLWVKFILEGEAGHAGATPMSLRRDPLAAAAEIMLAIEAAAGKTDAAVGTVGQMQVFPGGVNVIPGRVEFSLDLRDVDQAILDQVEAEIHHMTEKICEKRGISYKIELLQRIPPVVCSEEIQLAARNACELLGFEPFTLPSGAGHDCMQLTSLCPVGMIFARSQKGISHNPAEYTTKEDCANGANVLYHTVLSLAQKA
- a CDS encoding SurA N-terminal domain-containing protein; amino-acid sequence: MKKLAISLSVVALVGSALAFSSFATDEQTDIFRSLKAELMDINATKEMSLAQVENEDITNKEFQIYKAYMNANLKLNNIQGKLSDSELLKDLVIDKLLVQEAENQGVAVSLKDAEVHSQEMRKILENTDDEKAKDFQKNVIEVTGLSEEEYWKKHAPNAYRNQLSIENLIEKLVQDGVLPNATEDPDSFDKAYRNYKEDLYESHSKNVKIFTDEIQLKD